GTTGTGGCACTACTTGCTCCCCTCCCTCTCAGGGAAGGGCTGGGGGTGGGTGCGCTGCCGAAGGCGGCGCTGCGCCCTATCGAGATATTGCAAGGCCCGCTTCGCTCGCCACCCACCCCTGCCCCCTCCCTGAGAGGGAGGGGAATATTAGGGATCAAGCCGCTTCCGCCATCGCCGCTTGCGTGCTGGCGATCCAGCCGCCGCCCAGGATGCGCTCGCCTGCATACAACACCGCCGCCTGCCCCGGCGCGACGCCATATTCCGGCGCGTCGAACAGCAGACGGTCGCCTTCCAGTCGGGCGGGCACCGGCTTGGCCATCGACCGCACCTTGGCCGTCAACGGCCCGGTAAAGTCGCCGCCCAGCCAGTTGATGTCGCTCAGCACCGCCCCCGACACCGCGAGCGCCGCTTTCGGTCCCACGATCACGCGCTTGCCCGCCGCGTCCAGACGCACGACATAGAGCGGATCGGGCTGGCCGCCGATATCCAGCCCCTTGCGCTGGCCCACGGTGAAATGGATCATCCCCTTGTGCCGACCCAGCACGCGGCCATCGATATGGACGATGTCGCCGCCCTCGTCCGCGTCGGGACGCAGCTTGCGCACGATCTTCGCATAATCGCCATCGGGAACGAAGCAGATGTCCTGGCTGTCGGGCTTGAGCGCGACCGAGAGGCCGAGTTCCGCCGCGATCTCGCGCACCTGCGGCTTGGGCAGGCCACCTAAAGGGAAACGCAGATAGTCGAGTTGCGCCTGTGTGGTAGCAAAGAGGAAATAGCTCTGGTCGCGCGCCGGATCGGCGGCGCGGTGCAGTTCCGCGCCATTCGGCCCCTCGACCCGCTGCACATAATGGCCGGTGGCGAGGCAATCGGCGCCGAGGTCGCGCGCGATCTGGAACAGGTCGGTGAACTTCACGCCCATATTGCACTTCACGCACGGGATGGGGGTGCGCCCGGCCATATATTCATCGGCGAAGTCGGCGATCACCGATTCGCGAAAGGCGGTTTCATAATCGAAGACATAATGGGCGATGCCGATGCGGTCGGCGACCGCGCGTGCATCGCGAATATCCTGGCCCGCGCAGCAGCTGCCGGTGCGGCCCACCGCTGCGCCATGATCGTAAAGCTGGAGCGTGACGCCGATGACCTCGGCGCCGGTTTTGGCCGCGAGCGCCGCGACCACGCTGGAATCCACGCCGCCGGACATGGCGACGACGATGCGCCGCGCGTCAAGCGGCTGCGGAAGCTGAAACTGAGGCTGCATGGCGCGCATATAGTGCAGCCGGGGCGGTGGCGCAAAAGTTAACGAAAGGTAGCGCCCTTTTGACCGAAATCGGGACGGATCGACGCGAAAGGGGGGTCGGACGAGTCACGAAAGCCGACCCGAGTTTACCGACCCTTATCCATTCGCCCTTACACAGAGGGTCAT
This window of the Sphingobium sp. CR2-8 genome carries:
- the mnmA gene encoding tRNA 2-thiouridine(34) synthase MnmA, which encodes MQPQFQLPQPLDARRIVVAMSGGVDSSVVAALAAKTGAEVIGVTLQLYDHGAAVGRTGSCCAGQDIRDARAVADRIGIAHYVFDYETAFRESVIADFADEYMAGRTPIPCVKCNMGVKFTDLFQIARDLGADCLATGHYVQRVEGPNGAELHRAADPARDQSYFLFATTQAQLDYLRFPLGGLPKPQVREIAAELGLSVALKPDSQDICFVPDGDYAKIVRKLRPDADEGGDIVHIDGRVLGRHKGMIHFTVGQRKGLDIGGQPDPLYVVRLDAAGKRVIVGPKAALAVSGAVLSDINWLGGDFTGPLTAKVRSMAKPVPARLEGDRLLFDAPEYGVAPGQAAVLYAGERILGGGWIASTQAAMAEAA